A stretch of DNA from Candidatus Krumholzibacteriia bacterium:
TGAAGACCTCCCGATTGCCGTAGCCGCACATGACGCCGTCGTCCAAGCCCTTGCGGAGGTGCTGGCAGTCGTGACACTTGAAGCGCCGCGCGCCCCGACCTCGGCCAGCGCGCGAGAGGCGCGCGATCGCAGCCAAGACGGCGGCGAGGACGATCACTCCGAATACGACTTCCATTTGCTGTCCTTGCCGGGACACGGCGGCCTCACGAACTGCAGCGGACTCTCGACTCAGGAACCGGGCGCCTCGGGTGCCGCCGTTTCTCCCGCCACCGCTTCGCCGACCGTGCTCTCGACCACCGCCGCTTCCGCCGCTTCAGTCCAGGCTCGGTCGGGCTCTCGCGTCAGGGCCACAGCCCGGCGCGTCGTGATCCCATAGATACAAAACGCGATGCCGGCGAGTGCCGCGGCGGCGAAAAACGCCGCACCCGGAACCTGCAAGGGAGCGCCCGACGCCGAGAAGCGCCCGAAGAGCTGCGTCATGAGCGGCGGCCCGAGGATCGAGCTGAGCGAAAAGAGGCTCGCAACCGCGCCCTGCAGCTCCCCCTGCGCATCGTGCGGGATGCGGTGCGACATGAGAGCGTTCGTGCTCGGCATCACCATCGCCCCTAAGAGCCACGTCGAGAGCCAGGCCAACATCATCCAACCCGCGGTCGCCGTGCCGTAGCCCAAATAGCCCAAGGTTGCGAACGCGATGCCGGTCAGCGCCGTACGCCGCTCGCCCCAACGCGGCACGAGCTTCCGCAGCAAGGTCGCTTGGCTCGTGGCCATGAGCGCGCCGGCGAGCGCCAGGGAAGCGCCGATCATGGCTTCCGACCAACCGTACCGGAACTTGGTGTAATAGGCCCAGGTGGCGGGCATCACCTGATGTCCCAGCATCCAGCAGAAGAGCGCTGCCAGCAGCCCGCCTACGAGCGTGTGCTTGCGCATTTGCAGGAGCATACCGAGCGGATTGGCGCGCTTCCAATCGAAGCGGCGGCGCCTTTCGGGCGCCAAGGATTCCGGAAGAACGAACCAGCCGTACAGGAAGTTGAGGAGCGAGAGCGCCGCGGCGGCGAAGAAGGGAGCCCGCGTGCCGAGGCCACCCAGGAGCCCCCCGAGCGCCGGGCCGAGGATGAAGCCGATCCCGAACGACGCGCTCACTATGCCGAAGCTCTGGGCGCGTCTCTCGCGCGGGCTGATGTCCGCCACGTAAGCGTACGCGGGTGTGAAAGACGCACCTGCGATCCCCGCGATGGCGCGTCCGAGGAACAGCCAGCCGAACGTCGGCGCGAGGCCCATCACGATGTAGTCGATCCCAAGGGCGCCGACTGCGCTCAGCAAGACGGGGCGGCGCCCGAAACGGTCCGAAAGACTACCGAGCACCGGGGCGCAGATGAACTGGATCGCGGCGTACGTGAACGCCAGGTAGCCACCGTAAATCGCGGCACGATTGACGCTCTCGCCGGTCAACTGCACGAGCAGCGATGGCAGAACCGGTACGATGAGACCGAAACCGATGGTGTCGAGGAGAACGGTGACAGCGACGAAGACGATGGAGTGCTTGCCCGGACGTCTGGGGCTCAACGGCCACCTCCAGCCGCCATGATGCGCGGCCGTTCGAACGCACGCAAGTCGGGCGGTGCGACGAGACCTGTGCTCTCATCGAGTCCTTGGACGGCAATTCCCCTATGCCTCCTCGGCAACGGGGATTGCCGGTGAAGGGGCAAGCGATCAAGCGGCGGAGCCCGAGAGGGCTGGCCCCCTTCGTTGTGTTCGGGCTGTGCGCTCGGATCGAGCCCTGGAGGCGGGGTTCCCACCGATTCCGCAGCCGTTGCTCGGGCCCGCAGACCGTGGCTTCACGTGGACGTCCCCGGTCCTCCGGATCTACGATGGGTCAGCCCGCACCTGTCGTCCGCCAGCTCCAGGAGGTCCCATGCGTCCCCTTACCCCTGCCCATCGCGCTGCCCTGCAGGGCCTGCGCGCCGTGCTCGTCGCCGCCGCACTCTGCGCTCCGCGCCTCGCCATGGCGCAAGCCGCGACGCCGGCGGATCCCTATCTCTGGCTCGAAGACGTCACCGGGGAGAAGGCCCTGGCCTGGGTCGAGGCGCGGAACGCCGAGAGCACCGGCGAGCTGGCGAACTCGGAGGCGTTCAAGAAAATGAACGCCCGCATCCTGGAGATCCTCGATTCCGACGCCAAGATCCCCTTCGTGGACAAGATCGGGGCCTACTACTACAACTTCTGGAAGGACAAGCAGCACGAGCGTGGCGTGTGGCGGCGCACCACCCTGGCTGAGTACCGCAAGGCCGAGCCCGCCTGGGAGACCGTAATCGACCTCGATGCGCTGGGGAAGGCGGAGAACGAGAACTGGGTGTGGCACGAGGGAGAGCCCTTGCCGCCCGACTACACCCGAGCGCTCGTGTCGCTCTCCCGCGGCGGCGCCGACGCCGACGTGGTGCGCGAGTTCGATCTGAAGACGAAGCAGTTCATCCCGGACGGCTTCCGGCTGCCCGAGTCGAAGAGCGACAGCAATTGGCTCGACCGGGAAACGCTCTACGTCGGCGTCGCTTTCGACTCGACGACGATGACCACGTCCGGGTATCCACGGGTCGTCAAGGAGTGGAAGCGCGGCACCCCGCTCGAGAAGGCCCCGATCGTCTACGAGGGCCAGAAAGAGGACGTGGGCGTCGGTGCCCTCCGCGACCACACTCCGGGGTTCGAGCGGGACTTCGTCTACCGCTGGCTCACCTTCTACACCAATGAGCTCTACCTGCGCCGCAACGGCAAGCTGCTCAAGATCGAGAAGCCCGACCATGCGGACGCCACGGTGCACCGGGAATGGCTGCTGCTCACGCTCCGTGAAGATTGGACCGTGAACGGGAAGACCTGGCCCGCCGGCGCCCTGCTGGCCACGCGGTTCGAGGACTTCCTCGCCGGCAAGCGGGACTTCCAGATGCTGTTCGAGCCGTCGGAGCGCAAATCGCTGGCGAGCTACGCCACCACCCGCAACACCATCCTTTTGAACGAGCTCGACAACGTCAAGAACCGACTCTACGTGCTGCGTCCCGACGGCAACACGTGGTCGCGCAAGCCCATCCCTGGTTTGCCGGATTTCGGCAGCATCAAAGAGACCGTCGAAGACTCGTACGATAGCGACGCCTTCTTCCTCACCATCACCGACTTCGTCTCCCCCACCGGTTACTACTACGGCGCCGCCGGCGGGAGTGCGCCAGAGAAGCTGAAGCAGACGCCGGCGTTCTTTGTTGCCGAGGGCTTGGTCGTCACCCAGCACGAGGCGGTTTCCGCCGACGGCACGCACATTCCCTATTTCCTCGTGGCGCCCAAGAACCTACGGGCCGACGGCACGGCCCCCACGCTCCTCAACGGTTACGGCGGCTTCGAGGTCGCCGAGATGCCCACGTACAGCGGCACGCGCGGCTCCTCCTGGCTGGAGAAGGGCGGCGTCTTCGCCCTCGCCAACATCCGGGGTGGCGGTGAGTTCGGCCCCAAGTGGCATCAGGCCGCGGTCAAGGCGGGCCGGCACAGGTGCTACGAAGACTTCGCGGCCGTCGCCAAGGATCTCATCGCGACCAAGGTCACCAGTCCGGAACACCTCGCCTGCATCGGTGGCTCGAACGGTGGCCTGCTGGTGGGCAACATGCTCACGCAGTACCCCGATCTCTTCCGCGCCATCGTCTGCCAGGTGCCGCTCCTGGACATGCAGCGTTATCACAAGCTGCTCGCCGGAGCCTCGTGGATGGGCGAGTACGGCGACCCTGGCGTCCCGGCGGAATGGGAGTTCATCCGCACCTTCTCGCCGTACCAGAACGTTAAAAAAGAGGTGAAGTATCCGCGCACGCTCTTCACCACCTCGACGCGGGACGACCGTGTGCACCCTGGCCACGCCCGCAAGATGGTGGCGAAGATGAAGGACCAGGGCCACGATGTCCTCTACTACGAGAACATCGAGGGCGGCCACGGCGGTGCGGCCACCAACAAGCAGTCGGCCTACATGTGGGCCCTGGCCTACACCTTCCTCTGGCAGGAGCTGCAGC
This window harbors:
- a CDS encoding TCR/Tet family MFS transporter — translated: MSPRRPGKHSIVFVAVTVLLDTIGFGLIVPVLPSLLVQLTGESVNRAAIYGGYLAFTYAAIQFICAPVLGSLSDRFGRRPVLLSAVGALGIDYIVMGLAPTFGWLFLGRAIAGIAGASFTPAYAYVADISPRERRAQSFGIVSASFGIGFILGPALGGLLGGLGTRAPFFAAAALSLLNFLYGWFVLPESLAPERRRRFDWKRANPLGMLLQMRKHTLVGGLLAALFCWMLGHQVMPATWAYYTKFRYGWSEAMIGASLALAGALMATSQATLLRKLVPRWGERRTALTGIAFATLGYLGYGTATAGWMMLAWLSTWLLGAMVMPSTNALMSHRIPHDAQGELQGAVASLFSLSSILGPPLMTQLFGRFSASGAPLQVPGAAFFAAAALAGIAFCIYGITTRRAVALTREPDRAWTEAAEAAVVESTVGEAVAGETAAPEAPGS
- a CDS encoding prolyl oligopeptidase family serine peptidase, with the translated sequence MAQAATPADPYLWLEDVTGEKALAWVEARNAESTGELANSEAFKKMNARILEILDSDAKIPFVDKIGAYYYNFWKDKQHERGVWRRTTLAEYRKAEPAWETVIDLDALGKAENENWVWHEGEPLPPDYTRALVSLSRGGADADVVREFDLKTKQFIPDGFRLPESKSDSNWLDRETLYVGVAFDSTTMTTSGYPRVVKEWKRGTPLEKAPIVYEGQKEDVGVGALRDHTPGFERDFVYRWLTFYTNELYLRRNGKLLKIEKPDHADATVHREWLLLTLREDWTVNGKTWPAGALLATRFEDFLAGKRDFQMLFEPSERKSLASYATTRNTILLNELDNVKNRLYVLRPDGNTWSRKPIPGLPDFGSIKETVEDSYDSDAFFLTITDFVSPTGYYYGAAGGSAPEKLKQTPAFFVAEGLVVTQHEAVSADGTHIPYFLVAPKNLRADGTAPTLLNGYGGFEVAEMPTYSGTRGSSWLEKGGVFALANIRGGGEFGPKWHQAAVKAGRHRCYEDFAAVAKDLIATKVTSPEHLACIGGSNGGLLVGNMLTQYPDLFRAIVCQVPLLDMQRYHKLLAGASWMGEYGDPGVPAEWEFIRTFSPYQNVKKEVKYPRTLFTTSTRDDRVHPGHARKMVAKMKDQGHDVLYYENIEGGHGGAATNKQSAYMWALAYTFLWQELQPSRSP